A single Ptiloglossa arizonensis isolate GNS036 chromosome 2, iyPtiAriz1_principal, whole genome shotgun sequence DNA region contains:
- the Gw gene encoding trinucleotide repeat containing adaptor protein gawky isoform X2, with amino-acid sequence MFPHNSSSHEISTETNAFVQNSMGDVVVLGKNSPIGVGKGRESENARYCDIEFINNNMMVKPINHLGNTAANDFLTVLSSQTGKSILTSRGPTCQSVASSTTKHPTINHFLTYDNNNNPTLNNRSRRAEHNHQDDRKTTVNATTKRKQPGSPGKHKPGSSANNSKSISKTLSDNKTSFSVLNIRVLNISINLQLTGDKCAIGEGVPSLVRIPKSDRPSSGHFSLDSLDNYSLLGSCLHPGKYNNIKSNSSLLSNNNVNYKSVILLSSTSNHYFLRVEMDSGAIAMRLGARLNPFRFLVNSSFDGLLLRERFLFTSQDKHCRIMEIFSTNNQIIQSKHPSVECIIKMIKILQECVPGDFNEVGSRKSSLIHLTLIKVVSENINILECCEPLCENQDMRAFLSIEIKFENLQNTVKHASHNLTFEDISLTDINQEILKFLFTYLFLKDKSYLLFYLGITKMLLNEVNFFSFEKCKQSSHILRDLLLNSTFSTINTSSIIIEFFLGEINNTKKEVLKSVISVDISFINNNIALAHIEENYTKISKSPLNFVMLKKVKISDRSSNEESDLIKEGKNVATSSSITLIVPGNELTDQPLRPLPLRNAPKRAQSSPPWLDLVANELTQRACVPLSLDRKLYVVKFRYKVICDFSIMWKGIPSHETSYERTHLSVRYSNISWKVNERTLAFKVENFMMTKVYSKIVTFSNNFGKTNHKIVVSNKNILISLKNSSMTVITTMYCKIWISKRGKLNALLFRIFRNIDGRSSTSNEQNLQILLHPVALKKSSSGIFASIRTFTQSVNSLFLLKIFRRMYSKLMTLMKEYPNAWFIVRTSETIILNVKGRMVEMLSWGINGISDVATITVGALSFQDNVKSNEPMGAYFANYRYSGSYVRLDPEFVKSLSKSTIGDRFRVKGENQAEFALYIPTTTTCKPTMTLKRQSASRIIGVPGSRPKYFETLWPDQMHTPHDFYDSLPNCLTGYHNDSLPEGEDEEDSSRCFDCFNEQIIRRNTNKNVDHNQLETIKSQTAVHLHGDQYNNAGVFRFCGFERNDNCQDLYESIEGNTSTISSYSSSPKRMKLRYQVFIDLMNENISLENLCDVYQFKETYKIHQIIGLDVENIFTGSPINSNQIALISSTFQTAQFIDNEKFNVNSPDYKKTDAIVVNLHNCNQFERCQTRVCSTNSQCSEGKLIDDVSNQTENIDDTENAISVHSKNKEMFTTSSNRDHFIDCARNLIAASVGVSKDTLQTLKNDLKRVLTLLSGPVCDIDEPNLGYKQRWRISSILRLAGGGESSLNNGGAANWGSAQASTTNNSNNNQSTWGGTSGNPSGNSGTSGNWPGNNVNRSAAGNQNTNQNQGPLGGQNVPGNVNKMNNPNQQLNQQSGPPTSQSSSTSQGGQNNNQWSQGKSNNPGGPGQNPSVPNNNNNTSQQQQQQQPPNSSSNNNQTNNQANNQAQGSVNSSNTSTSNNPSTKQQLEQLNTMREALFSQDGWGRQHVNQDTNWDVPTTPEPNMSKESVPVWKPPVNTGTDLWETNIRNGGQPPPQQQPKTPWGHTPATNIGGTWGEDDEAADSSNMWSGAPTSSQPNTAAGQWTTGTGNQTGMWGGSNWGDPRIDHRDPRDLRSVDPREMRDPRDHRMSLDPREHIRAIDPMTRDPRMADMRGDPRGISGRLNGASQDAMWGQPPGPPHHQMGHQHPSGPPTKMLNPSNINQWAAPPPKDMPGKPSGWEEPSPPTQRRNVPNYDDGTSLWGNAAINQRVIPGSKVSHWKDSPTPNLARGGMQCPPGMPQNRMPGQPGMKPDVSGPMWGHPGAPGGRNGSWAEGPHDTGSWDDPKTPTTWNEPQLNPGTWGGGPTAHKPKPMGPGAGSWADTDMDHSPSWVHPTKPTLTKEVIWSSREFRYLCDLGFKKEDVELALKNREMNREEALELLSQLRPVDQWRRHDAHSTYDPTNQATTAPAYPRFNHVAQQMSFPPGAGVASGNTTSSVGGSVANASLLKLQQQQQQAAVPLQQQQPSSNAPQPPFNQASRTPQNQPSTQQLRMLVQQIQLAVQEGYLNHQILNQPLAPQTLILLNQLLQQIKVLQQLHQQHSVQSTMKGNGQSVLQISVQITKTKQQIANLQNQIAVQQATYMKQQQQQQQQQQQQQQQQHPAPPAQSSEYYKSSVHDPMSALQNSFTELTMNKEPPISQQQSRLNQWKLPSLDKDGELVSNEFSRAPGTTSKPAVTSAGLTQSHSSPNMNPLLGQGDGTWSTRLGDSGWPDPGNTDSTDGKDWQPTGAAAFTDLVPEFEPGKPWKMKSIEDDPSITPGSVVRSPLSLATIKDPDAIFSLSSKTSPPPQQPTNLDTSIPSLSNSTWTFNPPATTPSALFTSSKNTWGESAPPPTAVTSELWGAPMSKVRGPPPGLSSKATGNTSNGWAGFGTVGRSSSSWGFQSSTNAGWVSTWLLLKNLTPQIDGSTLKTLCMQHGPVQDFRLYLNHGIALTKYSSRDEAIKAQGALNNCVLGNTTIFAESPADSEVHTLLQQLSHGGQQQAGATAGAGWGLRPSNKTGPPPDTWGGSSSQLWGAPPSSNSLWSNAGIDSNDQQRATPSSLNSYLPGDLLGGESM; translated from the exons ATGTTTCCACACAATTCTAGTTCACATGAGATTTCTACAGAAACAAATGCCTTCGTACAAAATTCCATG ggGGATGTAGTAGTATTAGGGAAAAACAGTCCGATAGGGGTGGGGAAGGGAAGAGAATCAGAAAATGCTAGGTACTGTGATATCGAATTCATAAACAACAACATGATGGTAAAACCTATTAACCATCTTGGAAATACCGCCGCCAATGACTTTTTAACCGTCCTGTCGAGCCAAACTG GCAAGTCCATCTTGACCAGTCGAGGCCCGACCTGCCAGTCAGTGGCGTCGTCAACCACAAAACACCCAACAATAAATCACTTTCTAacttacgataataataataatcctaCACTAAATAATCGCTCAAGACGAGCAGAACATAATCATCAAGATGATCGAAAAACAACAGTTAATGCAAcaacaaaaagaaaacaaccgGGCTCGCCCGGCAAACACAAACCGGGCAGCTCCGCCAATAACTCTAAGTCTATATCTAAGACATTAAGTGATAATAAGACTAGCTTTAGCGTACTAAACATTAGGGTActaaatataagcataaatcTACAATTAacaggggataagtgcgcaatCGGTGAAGGGGTACCTAGCCTAGTTAGGATACCCAAGTCTGATCGCCCCTCATCAGGCCACTTCTCTCTCGACTCTCTTGACAATTACTCCTTACTAGGGTCCTGCCTTCATCCGGGCAAATACAATAACATTAAGTCTAATTCTAGCCTCCTAAGTAATAATAACGTTAACTACAAGTCTGTGATATTGCTCAGCTCAACCAGTAACCATTATTTCCTCCGCGTCGAAATGGACAGTGGTGCGATCGCAATGAGACTAGGAGCCCGTTTGAATCCATTCAGATTCTTAGTGAACTCTTCTTTCGACGGTTTATTATTACGAGAACGGTTTCTTTTTACATCGCAGGATAAACACTGTAGAATTATGGAAATATTCTCGACGAATAATCAAATTATTCAAAGTAAGCACCCCTCAGTTGAATGCAttattaaaatgataaaaatcttACAAGAATGTGTACCCGGCGATTTCAACGAAGTGGGATCGAGGAAATCGTCATTGATACATTTAACGTTAATTAAAGTTGTTtcggagaatataaatattcttgaGTGCTGCGAACCATTGTGTGAAAATCAAGACATGAGAGCATTTCTGTCTATTGAAATTAAGTTCGAAAACCTACAAAACACTGTAAAACATGCATcgcataatttaacatttgaagaTATTTCTTTAACTGATATTAATCAAGAAATTCTAAAATTTCTATTCACATATCTATTTTTGAAAGACAAATCTTACCTTCTGTTCTACCTAGGTATTACGAAAATGTTGTTGAACGAAGTTAACTTCTTCTCATTTGAGAAATGCAAACAATCTTCACACATACTTAGGGATCTTCTATTAAACAGTACTTTCTCAACAATCAACACTTCGTCCATAATAATCGAATTTTTTCTTGGGGAAATTAacaatacgaagaaagaagtcttGAAAAGTGTTATATCGGTCGATATAtcctttataaataataatattgcgcTAGCACACATTGAGGAAAACTATACAAAAATATCAAAGTCGCCTTTAAATTTCGTGATGCTAAAGAAAGTTAAAATAAGTGATAGATCGTCGAATGAAGAATCAGATTTGATTAAGGAAGGGAAAAACGTGGCCACCAGTTCTTCCATTACGCTTATCGTTCCCGGAAACGAGCTAACTGACCAGCCTCTGCGACCTCTCCCATTGAGAAACGCGCCGAAACGCGCACAATCCTCTCCTCCATGGCTCGACCTGGTCGCGAACGAGCTGACGCAACGCGCATGTGTTCCACTCTCGTTAGATCGTAAGCTTTATGTGGTTAAATTTAGATATAAGGTGATTTGCGATTTTAGTATTATGTGGAAGGGGATACCGAGCCACGAGACTAGCTACGAAAGGACACATCTCAGTGTCCGGTACTCGAACATTTCTTGGAAGGTAAATGAGAGGACATTGGCctttaaagtagaaaattttaTGATGACGAAGGTATATTCAAAGATTGTGACTTTCTCAAATAACTTCGGAAAAACAAATCATAAAATTGTCGTctccaataaaaatattttgatttctCTAAAGAATTCGTCAATGACAGTAATAACAACGATGTATTGTAAAATTTGGATTTCGAAGAGGGGAAAGTTAAATGCCCTGCTCTTCAGAATATTTAGGAACATAGATGGTAGGAGTTCGACCTCGAACGAGCaaaatttgcaaattttattACACCCAGTGGCTTTAAAGAAATCGAGCAGCGGAATTTTTGCCTCTATCAGAACATTTACGCAAAGTGTAAACTCTTTGTTCCTGTTGAAAATCTTCAGAAGAATGTATTCGAAATTGATGACCTTGATGAAAGAATATCCAAACGCTTGGTTCATAGTAAGAACATCAGAAACAATAATTTTGAACGTAAAGGGAAGGATGGTGGAGATGTTGTCCTGGGGAATTAATGGTATTAGTGACGTGGCAACAATTACTGTTGGTGCTCTTTCATTTCAGGATAATGTTAAGTCTAACGAGCCCATGGGCGCTTATTTCGCGAACTATAGGTACTCGGGGTCGTATGTGCGTCTTGACCCTGAGTTTGTTAAGTCTCTTTCTAAGTCTACTATAGGGGATAGATTTAGGGTTAAGGGGGAGAACCAAGCCGAGTTCGCTCTCTACATTCCTACTACGACTACCTGCAAGCCTACGATGACGCTTAAACGCCAATCTGCATCCCGAATAATCGGTGTACCTGGATCTCGGCCGAAATACTTCGAGACATTATGGCCCGACCAAATGCACACTCCTCACGATTTTTATGACAGTCTGCCGAACTGTTTAACGGGATATCACAATGATTCTCTTCCAGAGGGTGAAGACGAAGAAGATTCTTCGAGATGTTTCGACTGCTTTAACGAACAAATCATACGCCGAAACACTAATAAAAATGTTGACCATAATCAACTGGAAACGATCAAATCTCAAACTGCTGTCCATTTGCATGGTGATCAATATAATAACGCAGGAGTATTTCGTTTTTGTGGATTTGAGAGAAATGATAATTGCCAAGATTTGTACGAGTCGATAGAAGGGAATACTTCTACTATTTCATCGTACTCTAGTTCACCGAAACGAATGAAACTAAGATATCAAGTTTTTATTGACTTAATGAATGAAAACATTTCTCTAGAAAATCTCTGTGATGTATATCAATTTAAAGAGACGTACAAAATACACCAAATTATTGGACTTGATGTTGAGAATATTTTCACTGGAAGTCCGATAAATTCTAATCAAATCGCTCTAATCAGTTCGACGTTTCAAACTGCCCAATTCATTgacaatgaaaaatttaatgtaAATTCTCCGGATTACAAGAAAACGGACGCCATTGTAGTAAACCTCCACAATTGCAATCAATTCGAAAGGTGTCAAACTCGTGTCTGTTCAACGAACAGCCAGTGTTCCGAAGGAAAGCTGATCGATGATGTTTCAAATCAAACGGAAAATATCGATGATACAGAAAATGCAATTTCTGTCCAttcgaaaaacaaagaaatgtttACAACTAGCTCTAATCGAGATCACTTCATCGATTGTGCCAGGAATCTCATTGCAGCGTCCGTAGGAGTTTCCAAAGATACTCTACAAACTCTCAAAAATGATCTTAAACGCGTGTTAACTCTTCTTTCTGGGCCAGTCTGCGATATAGATGAACCCAATTTAGGGTATAAACAAAGGTGGAGAATTTCCAGCATACTTAGATTAGCTGGCGGTGGTGAAAGTTCATTAAACAACGGTGGCGCTGCAAATTGGGGCTCTGCACAGGCCAGCACtacaaataatagtaataacaatCAATCTACATGGGGTGGGACTTCAGGGAATCCTTCTGGAAACAGTGGGACATCTGGAAATTGGCCTGGGAACAATGTAAATAGATCTGCTGCTGGCAATCAAAATACCAATCAGAATCAAGGACCTCTGGGTGGACAAAACGTTCCGG GTAACGTAAATAAAATGAACAATCCAAATCAGCAATTGAATCAGCAATCAGGTCCACCGACTTCTCAGTCAAGCAGTACAAGTCAAGGTGGTCAGAACAATAACCAATGGTCCCAAGGAAAATCTAATAATCCTGGAGGGCCTGGCCAAAACCCTTCTGTtccaaataataacaataatacatcgcagcaacaacagcagcaacagccaCCAAACTCCAGTAGCAATAATAATCAGACGAATAACCAGGCGAATAATCAGGCTCAGGGATCCGTTAACAGTAGTAATACATCTACTAGCAATAATCCTTCGacaaaacaacaactggagcaATTAAACACAATGAGGGAAGCACTTTTTAGTCAAGATGGTTGGGGTCGT CAACATGTAAATCAGGACACAAACTGGGACGTTCCAACTACTCCAGAGCCTAATATGAGTAAAGAATCAGTTCCGGTATGGAAGCCGCCAGTAAATACTGGTACGGATTTGTGGGAAACTAATATTAGAAATGGTGGCCAACCACCGCCTCAACAGCAACCAAAAACACCCTGGGGCCATACTCCAGCAACAAATATTGGTGGGACGTGGGGTGAAGATGATGAAGCTGCCGATTCATCGAATATGTGGAGTGGTGCTCCTACATCTTCTCAACCAAACACTGCCGCTGGACAATGGACAACCGGTACCGGTAATCAAACCGGTATGTGGGGAG GATCAAATTGGGGTGACCCAAGAATCGACCACCGAGATCCGCGAGATCTTCGCTCTGTTGACCCCAGAGAAATGCGAGATCCTCGTGATCACAGAATGTCCTTGGATCCTCGAGAACACATACGTGCAATAGATCCAATGACTCGAGATCCCAGGATGGCGGACATGCGTGGGGACcctcgaggaatttctggaaGATTGAATGGCGCCAGTCAAGATGCCATGTGGGGTCAACCACCAGGTCCTCCCCATCATCAAATGGGGCACCAACACCCTTCGGGACCTCCGACAAAGATGTTGAATCCTTCCAATATCAATCAATGGGCTGCCCCACCACCGAAAGATATGCCTGGGAAACCATCAGGTTGGGAAGAACCTTCCCCACCAACACAAAGAAGAAATGTTCCGAATTACGACGACGGTACGAGTTTATGGGGAAATGCTGCAATTAATCAGAGAGTTATACCTGGAAGTAAAGTCTCTCATTGGAAGGATTCTCCAACACCAAATCTAGCAAGAGGAG GAATGCAGTGTCCTCCCGGTATGCCGCAAAATAGAATGCCAGGTCAACCTGGAATGAAACCAGATGTTAGTGGACCAATGTGGGGCCATCCTGGTGCTCCTGGAGGACGAAATGGTAGCTGGGCTGAAGGACCACATGATACAGGTTCATGGGATGATCCAAAAACACCAACTACCTGGAATGAACCCCAGTTAAATCCTGGCACTTGGGGTGGTGGACCCACTGCGCACAAACCCAAACCAATGGGACCTGGAGCTGGAAGCTGGGCTGATACTGATATGGACCATTCTCCTAGTTGGGTTCATCCTACAAAACCTACTCTTACAAAGGAAGTTATATGGAGTAGCAGAGAATTCCGATATCTCTGTGATTTAGGATTCAAA aaaGAGGATGTAGAATTGGCACTGAAGAATCGTGAAATGAATAGGGAGGAAGCTTTGGAGCTTCTGAGTCAGTTGCGGCCTGTCGACCAATGGAGAAGACATGACGCACACTCCACCTATGACCCGACTAATCAAGCTACAACTGCGCCAGCATATCCTAGATTTAATCATGTCGCACAGCAGATGTCTTTTCCTCCG GGTGCTGGAGTTGCAAGTGGAAATACAACCAGTAGTGTAGGAGGATCAGTTGCTAATGCAAGTTTATTAAAGctacaacaacagcagcaacaagcTGCTGTTCCTTTACAACAACAACAGCCTAGTAGTAATGCACCACAGCCACCTTTCAATCAG GCTTCTAGAACTCCTCAAAATCAACCAAGTACTCAACAACTGCGTATGTTAGTGCAACAAATTCAATTAGCCGTCCAAGAAGGTTACTTAAATCATCAAATTCTAAATCAACCACTTGCACCTCAAACTTTAATACTTCTGAATCAATTACTGCAACAAATAAAAGTTCTGCAGCAACTTCATCAGCAACATTCGGTCCAAAGTACAATGAAGGGTAATGGCCAATCAGTTCTGCAGATTAGTGTACAAATTACAAAGACAAAACAGCAAATAGCAAATTTACAAAATCAAATTGCTGTACAACAAGCTACTTACAtgaagcagcagcagcagcagcagcagcagcagcagcagcaacagcagcaacaacatcCTGCGCCACCAGCTCAGAGCTCGGAATATTATAAGAGCTCCGTGCATGATCCCATGTCGGCACTACAAAACAGTTTTACAGAATTGACAATGAATAAAGAGCCTCCTATC AGTCAGCAACAATCAAGATTGAACCAGTGGAAGTTACCTTCATTGGACAAGGACGGAGAGTTAGTTTCGAATGAGTTCTCGAGAGCGCCAGGAACAACCAGTAAGCCAGCAGTAACATCGGCTGGTTTGACACAATCACACAGTAGTCCTAACATGAATCCTTTGTTGGGTCAAGGAGATGGTACATGGTCGACCAGACTCGGAGACAGTGGATGGCCAGATCCAGGTAATACGGATTCCACTGATGGAAAGGATTGGCAGCCAACTGGTGCAGCTGCTTTCACTGACCTTGTACCTGAGTTTGAACCTGGCAAGCCATGGAAG ATGAAAAGCATCGAGGATGATCCAAGCATCACTCCCGGTTCTGTGGTCCGTTCACCATTATCTTTAGCAACGATCAAAGATCCGGATGCCATTTTTTCTTTAAGTAGCAAAACTTCACCACCACCGCAACAACCTACCAATCTTGATACTTCGATACCAAGTTTGAGTAATTCTACATGGACATTTAATCCGCCTGCCACTACGCCCAGTGCATTATTCACCAG ctCAAAGAACACTTGGGGTGAATCTGCGCCACCACCGACTGCGGTCACTTCGGAACTCTGGGGAGCACCAATGAGTAAGGTTCGTGGCCCACCGCCAGGTCTAAGTAGTAAAGCCACAGGAAATACGAGCAACGGTTGGGCAGGCTTCGGCACTGTTGGTAGATCGTCCAGTTCTTGGGGCTTTCAATCAAGCACAAACGCTGGCTGGGTTTCCACCTGGTTACTACTCAAGAATCTGACACCTCAGATCGATGGTTCTACGTTGAAAACTCTGTGTATGCAGCACGGTCCTGTTCAGGACTTCCGCTTATACCTTAATCATGGAATTGCATTAACCAAGTATTCGTCAAGAGACGAGGCTATTAAG GCACAAGGTGCTCTGAACAATTGCGTCTTGGG